A genomic region of Cyanobacterium sp. T60_A2020_053 contains the following coding sequences:
- a CDS encoding AbrB/MazE/SpoVT family DNA-binding domain-containing protein produces the protein MITQKITKWGNSLGIRIPQAITQQIKLTEGALLNISIEDNKIILTPTKPKYTLEELLKNSTAEMQHDELDWGEPVGEENW, from the coding sequence ATGATTACCCAAAAGATTACGAAATGGGGCAATTCATTGGGCATTAGAATACCTCAAGCCATCACTCAGCAAATTAAATTAACAGAAGGGGCATTATTGAATATCAGCATTGAAGATAATAAAATCATTCTTACCCCCACTAAACCAAAATATACCTTAGAAGAGTTATTGAAAAATAGCACTGCTGAAATGCAACATGATGAACTAGATTGGGGCGAACCAGTAGGAGAGGAAAATTGGTAA
- the cmr4 gene encoding type III-B CRISPR module RAMP protein Cmr4, whose amino-acid sequence MNQTYLYLFAPLHTGGTTQEGNLVGIARESHTNLPYIPSSTIRGKLRATITDKTTKFQLFGNELGDNNAQLEQGDIWIGDASILCLPVPSLSHGIVWITSPLLLHRWARCQEKYQKNSLIIPDVYSCSFKSNNNLYLKDAIFQANDLKEWTNWQDFIPKDAITKPVDKLLVLPDQHCSTLIEMSLWRQVKIKLDGHKAVDGGFRYEEAIPPDTLMYYTNGTTSKSNGSSRNSLTELNKLIKENNIIQFGGQESLGRGFCQQWN is encoded by the coding sequence ATGAATCAAACTTACCTTTATTTATTTGCACCATTGCACACAGGCGGTACAACCCAAGAAGGAAATTTAGTTGGTATTGCCAGAGAATCTCATACTAATTTACCTTACATTCCTTCCAGCACCATCAGAGGTAAATTAAGGGCTACTATTACTGACAAAACCACAAAATTTCAACTATTTGGCAATGAATTAGGAGATAATAATGCCCAACTAGAACAAGGTGATATTTGGATAGGAGATGCCTCTATTTTATGCCTTCCTGTACCTTCTTTAAGTCATGGTATTGTGTGGATTACTTCACCTTTATTATTACATCGTTGGGCAAGGTGTCAAGAAAAGTATCAAAAAAATTCTTTAATAATTCCTGATGTTTATAGTTGCAGTTTTAAAAGTAATAATAATCTTTACTTAAAAGATGCTATTTTCCAAGCAAATGACTTAAAAGAGTGGACAAATTGGCAAGATTTTATTCCTAAAGATGCTATTACCAAACCTGTTGATAAATTATTAGTATTACCTGACCAACATTGTTCTACCTTAATTGAAATGAGCTTATGGCGACAGGTCAAAATTAAGTTAGATGGACATAAAGCAGTGGATGGTGGTTTCCGTTATGAAGAAGCAATTCCTCCCGATACCCTAATGTACTATACCAATGGTACAACCAGTAAAAGTAATGGTAGTAGTCGCAATTCCCTGACAGAATTAAACAAATTAATTAAGGAGAATAATATTATTCAATTTGGAGGACAAGAAAGTTTAGGACGTGGTTTTTGTCAGCAATGGAATTAA
- a CDS encoding type II toxin-antitoxin system PemK/MazF family toxin, with product MVKINNHILQLGDIIKLELNPRTGSEQSGYRPAFVVSPVAYNQVSKIILICPITSRQKGWGFEVPLPPKMKTHGVILVDQIRAVDCIARQTTFVEKSPLSLIDEILAKLAPLVS from the coding sequence TTGGTAAAAATTAATAATCACATTCTCCAACTTGGTGATATTATCAAACTTGAGCTAAACCCTCGCACAGGCAGTGAACAATCGGGCTATCGTCCTGCTTTTGTGGTATCACCTGTTGCCTATAATCAAGTCTCTAAAATAATATTAATTTGTCCCATTACCAGTCGTCAAAAAGGATGGGGTTTTGAAGTGCCATTACCACCAAAAATGAAAACTCACGGGGTGATACTGGTTGACCAAATTAGAGCAGTTGACTGTATTGCTAGACAAACTACTTTTGTTGAAAAATCTCCACTATCACTGATAGATGAAATTTTAGCCAAATTAGCGCCTTTAGTTAGCTAA
- a CDS encoding PIN domain-containing protein, protein MNKINSIFQLRKVTAVLDSCVLFPAQLRDMFMHLALKGVFRPRWSDEIHNEWIKAVLSNRPDLSNQQLQRTRLLMDSNVIGCLTTNYEHYIPNIDLPDVKDRHVVTVAIKSSADVIVTFNLKDFPTQELNKYDIIALHPDIFFEQLLVNHTATFISALEQQIEMLKNPPISKQEFIRILHNSRLPQTATRLEVLGLK, encoded by the coding sequence ATGAATAAAATTAACAGTATTTTTCAGCTAAGAAAAGTAACTGCTGTCCTTGATTCTTGTGTGCTTTTTCCTGCCCAACTCAGAGATATGTTTATGCACTTAGCATTAAAAGGAGTTTTTCGTCCCAGATGGAGTGATGAAATTCATAATGAGTGGATTAAAGCAGTTTTAAGCAATCGCCCTGATTTAAGCAATCAACAATTACAAAGAACTCGATTATTAATGGATTCTAATGTGATTGGTTGCCTGACCACCAATTATGAGCATTACATTCCTAATATTGATTTACCAGATGTAAAAGACCGTCATGTAGTAACAGTTGCCATTAAATCAAGTGCTGACGTAATTGTTACATTTAATCTTAAAGATTTCCCCACACAGGAGTTGAATAAGTATGACATTATTGCCTTGCACCCTGATATTTTTTTTGAGCAATTATTAGTCAATCATACCGCGACATTTATCAGCGCCCTTGAACAACAAATAGAAATGTTAAAGAATCCCCCTATTTCTAAACAAGAATTTATCAGAATTTTGCACAACAGTAGATTACCCCAGACAGCCACTAGATTAGAAGTATTGGGATTGAAGTAA
- a CDS encoding type III-B CRISPR module RAMP protein Cmr6, whose product MTNTPQRPSPPKSKAFTRPQPRPNNNQGGGNREGNNRPNDNSNPMPNPWLLAEKPPIDNSAGFTEYLRWMREADSPYKDGKKVEILQKIQDNCQHYHSRLTILNQRTLHMADIVFEAQSTWRIRVGGHRGVENILLPAFDALGMPYLPASSLKGVARNYAIREIIKNESLAWQEAEKKIAPYFGSINTDNKANQMGKIVFFDAYPKEGCLEMDMANNIWTWQDNNLKYAPNPNPFLSLKDATFVIGLRLASNCQNKAILEQVKSWLIKGLSEGVGAQVNSGYGQLTSKEDKEVSKSEFLRVGLAWEGQLIHGYQAFTRWNQNNHGNWQMRGQAKAEVRPIALKSMLRYWFRAFALGVLPANEVQEWEGRLFGSISPHQHRGYIQCNILEGDLVQREARNKNDEPGEQEGILTLSYSSETAVNQQANIKQLMENLTWMMINLGGIGQGSRRPCYSRENRQYAPWWRGSTFFVDSRDSFWKTGETVKEFHSKFKERLTTFYSALGQLTNKTINYRNPRNNGQVTREDWQEAIDINCKIIICSGAEDFNKPYALATLHSQELKRNNDYDGDLCGKVRGGVKPSPVWVTDGGNHQVVTVFGATQNPRQRFLQILKDNATQYHQIFPFN is encoded by the coding sequence ATGACTAATACCCCTCAGCGCCCTTCACCACCAAAAAGTAAAGCCTTCACTCGCCCTCAACCTCGACCAAATAATAATCAAGGAGGAGGTAATAGAGAAGGAAATAACCGCCCGAATGATAATAGTAATCCCATGCCTAACCCTTGGCTATTAGCTGAAAAGCCACCCATTGATAACTCCGCAGGTTTTACTGAATATCTGCGGTGGATGAGAGAAGCTGATAGTCCATATAAAGATGGTAAAAAGGTAGAAATATTGCAGAAGATTCAAGATAATTGCCAACACTATCATAGCCGTTTAACTATTCTCAACCAGCGCACGTTACACATGGCGGATATTGTCTTTGAGGCACAATCAACATGGCGTATTAGGGTAGGTGGACATCGAGGCGTAGAGAATATCCTTTTACCTGCGTTTGATGCTTTAGGAATGCCCTATCTCCCTGCTAGTAGCCTTAAAGGGGTTGCTCGTAACTATGCCATTAGGGAAATCATCAAAAATGAAAGTTTGGCATGGCAAGAAGCAGAGAAAAAAATCGCCCCTTACTTTGGTTCAATTAATACTGATAATAAAGCTAATCAGATGGGAAAAATAGTTTTTTTTGATGCTTACCCCAAAGAAGGATGTTTAGAAATGGACATGGCAAATAACATCTGGACTTGGCAAGATAATAACCTCAAATATGCCCCTAATCCTAACCCTTTTTTATCCCTTAAAGATGCTACTTTTGTAATAGGTTTAAGATTAGCTAGTAATTGCCAAAACAAAGCTATTTTAGAGCAAGTAAAAAGCTGGTTAATAAAAGGTTTATCAGAAGGGGTGGGAGCTCAAGTTAATAGTGGTTATGGGCAATTAACCAGTAAAGAAGATAAAGAAGTATCAAAATCTGAATTTTTAAGAGTAGGACTAGCGTGGGAAGGACAATTAATTCACGGTTATCAAGCCTTTACTAGATGGAATCAAAATAATCATGGTAATTGGCAAATGAGAGGACAAGCTAAAGCAGAGGTAAGACCTATTGCCTTAAAATCAATGTTGAGATACTGGTTTAGAGCTTTTGCATTAGGGGTATTACCAGCAAATGAAGTACAAGAATGGGAAGGAAGGTTATTTGGTAGTATTAGCCCTCATCAACATCGTGGTTATATTCAATGTAATATTTTAGAAGGTGATTTAGTCCAAAGAGAAGCCCGAAATAAAAATGATGAACCCGGAGAACAAGAAGGTATTTTAACTTTAAGCTATTCTTCAGAAACTGCTGTTAATCAACAGGCAAATATTAAACAGTTAATGGAAAATTTAACATGGATGATGATTAATTTAGGAGGAATTGGACAAGGTTCAAGAAGACCTTGTTATTCTCGTGAAAATCGTCAGTATGCCCCTTGGTGGCGTGGTTCTACATTCTTCGTTGATAGCAGAGATTCTTTTTGGAAAACAGGTGAAACAGTGAAAGAATTTCATAGTAAATTTAAGGAAAGATTAACTACTTTTTACTCAGCTTTAGGTCAGTTAACCAATAAAACAATTAACTATAGAAATCCTCGTAATAATGGGCAAGTAACAAGGGAAGATTGGCAGGAAGCTATTGATATTAACTGTAAAATTATAATTTGTTCAGGAGCAGAAGACTTTAATAAACCTTATGCCCTAGCGACATTACATTCTCAAGAATTAAAAAGAAATAATGATTATGATGGTGACTTGTGTGGAAAAGTGCGAGGAGGTGTAAAACCTTCCCCTGTATGGGTAACAGACGGTGGAAATCATCAAGTAGTCACAGTATTTGGTGCTACTCAAAACCCACGCCAAAGATTCTTACAAATACTAAAAGATAATGCCACTCAATACCACCAAATATTCCCTTTTAATTAA
- a CDS encoding CRISPR-associated protein Cmr3, translating into MSWFTITPLDVLLFRDAKPFTPGERAWAGSIFPPNHHVVVGAIRSLLQQNYLLHLTGVFLAHHDQANVTLYLPSPLNYIGSKMLHPLEWQKDHCLNHIYWEKTKPCPLIPIKVINDNSPEEKEDKKRRYLPSDVMANWLSTGQIKEKDWLIQQKGEYQPWTVETRSHNSIETGTKAVKDSDGYFVENCIRMFPNWSLAVNIELHSQPKQNLNIPAEGTIIKFGGEGHRALLKPCSQLAQQWDKLVKISQYNHKQRRKSLAYLATPAIFERTQNNIAKCRPYPWEWKLAHKANQNQREGKLVSVATEKPLVISNRFQSNNNSIPAPQVFASPAGTVFYLNEPDTLFQDTDKAPDKVKKWRSLGYGELLWLPYQEE; encoded by the coding sequence ATGTCTTGGTTTACCATAACCCCCCTCGATGTTTTGCTGTTCCGTGATGCCAAACCCTTTACACCCGGTGAAAGAGCATGGGCTGGAAGTATTTTCCCACCTAATCATCATGTGGTGGTGGGCGCTATCAGAAGTTTACTGCAACAAAATTATTTACTACACCTAACAGGAGTATTTTTAGCTCATCATGACCAAGCAAATGTAACTCTTTATTTACCTAGTCCATTAAACTATATTGGCTCAAAAATGCTTCACCCTTTAGAGTGGCAGAAAGACCATTGTTTAAATCATATCTACTGGGAGAAAACTAAACCTTGCCCTTTAATTCCAATCAAAGTAATTAATGATAATTCACCAGAAGAAAAAGAGGATAAAAAAAGGAGATATTTACCTAGTGATGTCATGGCAAATTGGCTTTCTACAGGACAAATAAAAGAGAAAGATTGGCTAATACAACAGAAAGGAGAATACCAACCATGGACAGTGGAAACACGCTCTCATAACAGCATTGAAACAGGGACAAAAGCTGTTAAAGATAGTGATGGTTACTTTGTAGAAAACTGCATTAGAATGTTCCCTAATTGGTCATTAGCTGTGAACATAGAACTACATAGTCAACCGAAGCAAAACTTAAATATACCAGCAGAAGGTACTATCATCAAATTTGGTGGAGAAGGACATCGGGCGCTGTTAAAACCATGTTCTCAGTTAGCACAGCAGTGGGATAAATTAGTTAAAATATCACAATATAATCATAAACAAAGAAGAAAATCTTTAGCTTATTTAGCGACTCCAGCTATCTTTGAAAGAACCCAAAATAATATAGCTAAATGCCGTCCTTATCCTTGGGAATGGAAACTAGCACATAAAGCTAATCAAAACCAGAGAGAAGGTAAATTAGTTAGTGTAGCCACAGAAAAACCATTGGTAATTAGTAATCGCTTTCAAAGTAATAATAATAGTATTCCAGCGCCCCAAGTCTTTGCTTCTCCTGCTGGTACTGTATTCTATCTCAATGAACCAGACACTTTATTTCAGGACACAGACAAAGCCCCAGATAAGGTAAAAAAATGGCGTAGCTTAGGCTATGGAGAATTACTCTGGCTTCCCTACCAAGAGGAGTAA
- a CDS encoding clan AA aspartic protease, which yields MGLVFSEIQLRNPSKSDLEPIKVEALADSRAVHLCIPEHISIQLELAEASKKEVTLADGSRRLISYVGPIEIKFKNRIGFVGALVMGDQVLLGAIPMEDMDLIIIPISRQLMVNPNSPNIATSIVK from the coding sequence ATGGGTTTAGTATTCAGTGAAATTCAATTAAGAAACCCTAGCAAAAGTGATTTAGAACCTATTAAGGTGGAGGCTTTGGCAGACTCTCGGGCGGTTCATTTATGTATCCCAGAACATATAAGCATACAGTTAGAATTAGCAGAGGCAAGTAAAAAAGAGGTAACATTAGCTGATGGTAGTAGAAGGTTAATTAGTTATGTTGGTCCTATTGAAATTAAGTTTAAAAATAGAATTGGTTTTGTGGGTGCTTTAGTGATGGGAGACCAAGTATTACTAGGAGCAATTCCAATGGAAGATATGGACTTAATTATTATTCCTATTAGCCGTCAATTAATGGTTAATCCAAATAGTCCAAATATTGCGACTTCTATAGTTAAATAA
- the cas10 gene encoding type III-B CRISPR-associated protein Cas10/Cmr2, translating to MAQPYWQSKIWGLLHDPILKPLHSNTGRGLNSFWQQLGVMNDWVENKLNPEESSKKIMKHIKLADFLTSASDRGAIGSVTAFVNYDKNGLQVSHLLSGEKLNLKIKQHEQLTSNRPEYLTEQENQLFNTIPQDLRENRDDAEKTKELYWWLWRCLPEAVCQQFDDYSLLISPAETRLPDSSIWNHASLTSAMAGALAGYSLTTEEIKGNWSKNKGLSHPFLTAFTFSPIQELIKASRKMRDFWAGSWLLHYLSAKVSWKLAQIYGPDTLLYPSLFQQPLIDHWLLEKYPDFKQWIKQPDGRKLLTAGFPNVIILILPEEKVASAIETAKNELLQGWREVSHLVFDYLQHPQNGEKPWLKGLSENSNTWQGWLDSQWQTYYTAVPIGKKEIDLKSSELFKDGQIVENPQEDKKWIGIQNQAYNLVGEKALFLEKELTFLQKAGKVRLDTWGRYPSSANVGSWWAAIFDQTRLALASVKNARSWEIPTAFGERSTVSGVGAVVHPEGDNNNDWLSEGQTKQYWQRRAGLFDGREKLNATETVKRGLHKILPDLLGLTEDQINASYPDLTAGVAGYLKTGTAQNLQHFQQLCSKVSQKIITDQKKIHPSVTQAWGIPWIDNHNDKKYRQYHPRFLNAGWLVEELDTEEDVTYRQTLQQEISQSYPANNPADWYVVGAGDGDGMSEWLKGSKLVNYQDYIAPTLAEKMTKNPVAQEFSEFIKLQKRMGPSTHSALSRALLDFSNQLVPYLTEERYAGRLIYGGGDDVLAYSNLWEWDNWLWDLRQCFKGESDPHGEFTNEGDYWQWQNTTTIPDSVSPRPLFTMGKNATISFGIIIAHHSVPMAIALEEMWEAEEEAKEHYYMDNGKKITKDAVQLRVIFGNGNVLKATAKFTVFQQWQQLLNNEFEASIFELSASWWKSHPAPSELAIKDWVAHFIRSRNINKDQQEKLENCLNAFLTEMWIMTLPNLVNDEIINWFKLASFMIRKREIKIN from the coding sequence GTGGCTCAACCATATTGGCAGTCAAAGATTTGGGGATTACTCCATGACCCCATTTTAAAACCACTACATAGCAATACAGGCAGAGGATTAAATAGTTTTTGGCAACAATTAGGAGTGATGAATGATTGGGTAGAAAATAAACTAAACCCTGAAGAATCCTCCAAAAAGATTATGAAGCATATCAAATTAGCCGATTTTCTAACTTCGGCTAGTGATAGGGGTGCTATTGGTAGCGTGACAGCTTTTGTTAACTATGACAAGAATGGTTTACAAGTGTCTCATTTACTTTCAGGAGAAAAACTTAATCTCAAGATTAAACAACACGAACAGCTAACAAGTAATCGTCCTGAATATTTAACTGAGCAAGAAAACCAATTATTTAATACCATTCCCCAAGACTTGAGGGAAAATCGAGATGATGCGGAAAAAACGAAGGAATTGTACTGGTGGTTATGGCGTTGTCTTCCTGAAGCCGTCTGTCAGCAATTTGATGATTATTCACTCTTAATATCTCCTGCAGAAACTCGTTTACCTGATAGTAGTATTTGGAATCACGCTAGTTTAACTTCCGCAATGGCTGGAGCATTAGCTGGATACAGTTTAACTACTGAAGAAATCAAAGGAAATTGGTCAAAGAATAAAGGATTATCTCATCCTTTTTTAACAGCTTTCACTTTCTCCCCTATTCAAGAGTTAATCAAGGCTAGTCGTAAAATGCGTGACTTCTGGGCTGGTTCATGGTTACTACATTATCTTAGTGCCAAAGTAAGCTGGAAATTAGCACAAATATATGGTCCAGATACTCTGCTTTACCCTAGTTTATTTCAACAACCATTAATAGACCATTGGTTATTGGAAAAATACCCTGATTTTAAGCAGTGGATTAAGCAACCCGATGGGAGAAAGCTATTAACTGCTGGTTTTCCCAATGTAATTATCCTTATCTTACCCGAAGAAAAAGTAGCTTCTGCCATTGAGACGGCCAAAAATGAGTTATTGCAAGGGTGGCGTGAGGTAAGTCATTTAGTCTTTGACTATTTACAACATCCTCAAAATGGAGAGAAGCCTTGGTTAAAAGGATTATCAGAAAACAGTAATACTTGGCAAGGATGGTTAGATTCTCAATGGCAAACCTACTATACGGCTGTGCCTATTGGCAAGAAAGAGATAGATTTGAAAAGCAGTGAACTTTTTAAGGATGGTCAAATTGTCGAGAATCCTCAGGAAGATAAGAAGTGGATTGGTATTCAAAATCAGGCTTATAACTTAGTGGGTGAGAAGGCTTTATTTTTAGAGAAAGAACTAACATTTTTACAAAAGGCTGGAAAAGTTCGCCTAGATACTTGGGGCAGGTATCCGTCTAGTGCTAATGTAGGTTCATGGTGGGCGGCGATTTTTGACCAAACTAGGTTAGCTTTAGCTTCTGTTAAAAATGCTCGTAGTTGGGAAATACCAACAGCTTTTGGTGAAAGGTCAACAGTATCAGGTGTTGGGGCGGTAGTACATCCAGAGGGCGATAATAATAATGATTGGTTAAGTGAAGGACAAACTAAGCAGTATTGGCAACGCCGTGCTGGTTTATTTGATGGTAGGGAAAAGCTAAATGCTACAGAAACAGTGAAAAGAGGTTTACATAAGATATTACCTGACTTATTAGGTTTAACAGAAGACCAAATTAATGCTTCTTATCCTGATTTAACAGCAGGAGTAGCCGGATATTTAAAAACAGGTACAGCACAAAATTTACAACATTTTCAGCAACTTTGTTCTAAGGTATCTCAAAAAATTATTACTGACCAGAAAAAGATTCATCCTAGTGTTACTCAAGCATGGGGCATTCCTTGGATTGATAATCATAATGATAAAAAATATCGTCAGTATCACCCTCGTTTTCTTAATGCTGGTTGGTTAGTAGAGGAATTAGACACTGAGGAAGATGTCACCTATAGACAGACATTACAACAGGAAATCAGCCAATCTTATCCTGCTAATAACCCTGCTGATTGGTATGTGGTGGGTGCTGGGGATGGTGATGGCATGAGTGAATGGTTAAAAGGAAGTAAATTAGTCAATTATCAAGACTATATTGCCCCAACTTTAGCTGAAAAGATGACGAAGAACCCTGTGGCTCAAGAGTTTAGTGAGTTTATTAAGTTACAGAAAAGGATGGGTCCATCTACCCACAGCGCCCTCAGCCGTGCTTTACTAGACTTTTCTAACCAGTTAGTACCTTACTTAACAGAGGAAAGATATGCAGGAAGACTGATTTATGGTGGTGGTGATGATGTTTTAGCTTATTCAAACCTATGGGAATGGGATAATTGGTTATGGGATTTAAGACAATGTTTTAAAGGTGAAAGTGACCCTCATGGTGAATTTACTAACGAGGGAGACTATTGGCAATGGCAAAACACCACAACTATCCCCGACTCTGTGTCACCTCGCCCGTTGTTCACGATGGGTAAGAATGCCACCATTAGTTTTGGTATTATTATTGCCCATCATTCTGTACCCATGGCAATCGCCCTTGAAGAAATGTGGGAAGCAGAAGAAGAAGCTAAAGAACATTACTATATGGATAATGGTAAGAAAATTACTAAAGATGCTGTACAATTAAGGGTAATTTTCGGCAATGGTAATGTATTAAAAGCAACAGCTAAATTTACTGTATTTCAACAGTGGCAACAATTATTAAATAATGAGTTTGAAGCAAGTATTTTTGAACTATCAGCTAGTTGGTGGAAATCTCACCCAGCGCCCTCAGAACTTGCCATAAAAGACTGGGTAGCTCATTTTATAAGGAGTAGAAATATTAATAAAGATCAACAGGAAAAGCTAGAAAATTGTCTAAATGCTTTTTTAACAGAAATGTGGATAATGACACTGCCAAACTTAGTTAATGACGAGATTATTAACTGGTTCAAACTAGCATCTTTTATGATTCGGAAAAGAGAAATAAAAATTAATTAA